Proteins encoded by one window of Danaus plexippus chromosome Z, MEX_DaPlex, whole genome shotgun sequence:
- the LOC116777131 gene encoding glutamine synthetase 2 cytoplasmic-like has protein sequence MSDSAKIEDNPKILSGPVLTNSPNAVLSKTLLGRYNDLPLPADKIIATYVWIDGTGEHLRCKDRTLSFIPKAPKDLPIWNYDGSSTGQADGHNSDTFLVARAIYKDPFRRGNHILVMCDTYKYNMEPTESNHRLKCQEAYEKCKDDEPWFGIEQEYILLDSDLRPFGWPPGGFPPPQGPYYCGVGANKVFARDLVEAHYKCCLYAGVPIAGTNAEVMPSQWEFQVGPSVGVSAGDDLWVARYILHRLAEEYGVIVTFDPKPVQEWNGSGAHTNFSTKKMREDNGIIEIEKAIDKLSKVHMKHIKVYDPRGGKDNERRLTGLHETASINDFSAGVASRTSSIRIPRAVAEEKKGYLEDRRPASNCDPYAVIDALMRTCVLNE, from the exons ATGTCTGATTCTGCTAAAATTGAAG ATAATCCTAAAATCCTTTCGGGGCCGGTGTTGACAAACTCTCCGAACGCAGTATTATCCAAGACCCTATTGGGACGCTACAATGATCTTCCTTTACCGGCGGACAAGATTATAGCGACTTACGTATGGATCGACGGCACAGGAGAACATCTAAGATGCAAGGACCGCACTCTTTCATTCATTCCGAAAGCACCAAAAG ATCTGCCGATTTGGAATTACGACGGTAGCTCTACCGGCCAAGCCGATGGTCACAACTCCGATACTTTCCTGGTGGCTCGTGCCATTTACAAAGACCCCTTCAGACGTGGCAATCATATCTTGGTTATGTGCGACACGTACAAATATAACATGGAGCCGACAG aaaGCAACCACCGGTTGAAATGCCAGGAAGCTTACGAGAAGTGCAAAGATGACGAGCCCTGGTTCGGTATCGAGCAAGAGTATATTCTCCTGGACTCGGATCTGAGGCCCTTCGGCTGGCCACCCGGCGGCTTCCCCCCACCACAGGGCCCCTACTACTGTGGAGTTGGCGCGAACAAAGTTTTCGCCAGAGATCTCGTTGAAGCTCATTACAA GTGCTGTTTGTATGCCGGCGTTCCTATTGCCGGTACTAATGCTGAGGTCATGCCCTCGCAATGGGAGTTCCAAGTGGGTCCCTCAGTTGGCGTGTCTGCTGGTGATGATCTGTGGGTAGCGAGATACATCCTTCATAGGCTGGCCGAGGAGTATGGAGTGATCGTGACTTTCGACCCTAAGCCCGTGCAAGAGTGGAACGGCTCCGGTGCTCATACCAACTTCTCCACCAAGAAAATGAGGGAGGATAATGGAATTAT tgAGATAGAGAAGGCCATCGACAAGCTGTCCAAGGTCCACATGAAGCACATCAAGGTTTACGACCCGCGCGGCGGCAAAGACAACGAGCGTCGTCTGACCGGCCTTCATGAAACCGCCAGTATTAACGATTTTAGTGCTG GTGTCGCGAGCCGCACAAGCAGTATCAGAATACCGCGTGCCGTAGCTGAGGAAAAGAAGGGCTACCTCGAAGATCGCCGACCGGCGTCCAACTGCGATCCTTACGCGGTCATCGACGCTCTTATGCGCACCTGTGTACTGAACGAATAA
- the LOC116777139 gene encoding protein zer-1 homolog, whose amino-acid sequence MSLLPDVFALNDSSPSSLFNISMDYIVSNLNVITKLDPKSRWRQLKDDIILPAEICERLLEAYQKKYRINDNIANMFRDRTRTRLNRVKLRNSRITDEGLRCLMEHKPSEVELIQCEYLSQASLDIISNNSENLVSLKFGPLTYALSQDENLYRQRRFVIDAPKLQRLSIHCRGMSIFPLLLLKPLHNLTHLDLSEFSSAGSTWALHELKNLVTLVLHSVLWSKEIIDWIATLTNLRHLDVSQPNERHGKYMNPNEILTKLVTSLPNLEYLDISGTNLAGTGSAVPAATDGMSDLEHVRCDIPGLVSRVDRPLEFLGLYGTLHGACKRHDIPAKVITGDANEEQILIAGSVYMERPAMLTRVLNDLYYMFRSIEHYNSYVGRALNVVLTAMETHCLEKHIQISGSATLFYIVKGKDRSRIGIHLKRRIIKVLLDGMEAHLGDDTMMRNGCLTLCQFKIPNDVLFEYERVVQILLNGVSDVNQEGFVQRIAIYLLNSLACQVDGTQKRFLGVHGAIGKMLNLIADRLERRICDDVLEVAWSTMWNVTDETPHNCQLFLDNRGMEYFLACLKSFPDKEELLRNMMGLLGNVAEVPSLRPQLMNRLFLTVFYELLESSSDGIEVSYNAAGVLAHMASDGPEAWTVFEPARDAVLERIATAVESWDRRAERNINYRSFEPILSLLHAHHTPQCQHWAVWALANLTTVYPDKYCGLVEAEGGLRLLNALLQHPGPYSMIKDLARLVIDNCARHSQDAPRADTPDN is encoded by the exons atgTCGCTACTTCCTGATGTGTTTGCTTTGAACGACAGTTCACCTTCTAGTTTGTTTAACATAAGTATGGACTACATCGTGTCCaacttaaatgttattacCAAATTGGATCCAAAAAGTCGATGGCGCCAACTGAAAGATGACATCATATTGCCTGCTGAAATCTGCGAAAGACTACTTGAGGCCTATCAGAAGAAGTATCGAATTAACGATAACATTGCAAATATGTTTCGTGACCGCACCAGAACGCGTTTAAACCGCGTGAAATTGCGTAATTCTCGCATTACTGATGAAGGTCTCCGTTGCTTGATGGAGCACAAGCCTTCCGAGGTCGAGCTGATTCAATGCGAATACCTTTCCCAAGCTTCTCTCGACATCATTAGCAACAACAGTGAAAATCTAGTCTCTCTCAAGTTTGGGCCACTCACTTATGCACTTTCTCAAGATGAAAATCTGTATCGTCAACGCAGATTTGTCATTGATGCTCCCAAACTGCAACGTTTGTCTATACATTGCCGAGGAATGTCAATCTTTCCTCTTTTACTTCTGAAACCTCTGCATAATCTAACACATCTTGATCTTTCTGAATTCTCATCTGCCGGTTCCACCTGGGCTCTGCATGAATTAAAGAATTTAGTAACGCTTGTTCTGCATAGTGTGCTTTGGTCAAAGGAAATCATTGATTGGATTGCTACATTGACTAATCTACGCCATTTGGATGTATCCCAACCAAATGAGAGACATGGGAAATATATGAACCCCAATGAAATATTGACTAAGTTGGTGACGAGTTTGCCTAATTTGGAATATTTGGATATATCTGGGACAAATTTGGCTGGCACTGGCTCAGCTGTTCCAGCTGCTACTGATGGAATGTCTGACTTGGAACATGTCCGTTGTGATATACCGGGCCTTGTTAGTAGAGTTGATAGGCCTTTAGAATTTCTGGGCCTGTATGGAACTCTTCATGGTGCATGCAAACGTCATGACATACCAGCCAAAGTG atcaCTGGAGATGCAAATGAAGAGCAGATCCTGATAGCTGGTTCTGTGTACATGGAGAGACCGGCAATGCTGACTCGTGTCCTCAACGACTTATACTACATGTTTCGCAGTATTGAACACTATAACTCATATGTTGGACGTGCTTTGAATGTCGTCTTGACAGCAATGGAGACCCATTGCTTGGAGAAACATATTCAGATATCTGGAAG CGCAacactattttatatagtaaaaggGAAAGATAGATCTCGTATCGGCATACATCTGAAGCGGCGTATCATCAAGGTGTTGTTGGATGGTATGGAAGCTCACCTCGGCGATGATACTATGATGAGGAATGGCTGTCTCACGCTCTGCCAATTCAAAATACCCAATGATGTG tTGTTTGAATACGAGAGGGTAGTTCAGATTTTACTGAACGGTGTATCTGACGTCAATCAAGAGGGATTCGTGCAACGTATAGCGATATATTTGCTAAATTCGCTCGCCTGTCAGGTCGATGGCACTCAGAAACGCTTTCTGGGAGTCCACGGAGCTATCGGG aaaatgttgaatCTGATCGCTGATCGTCTTGAGCGTCGTATCTGTGACGATGTTCTCGAAGTAGCCTGGTCTACGATGTGGAACGTCACAGATGAGACTCCTCACAACTGTCAACTGTTCCTCGATAATCGCGGGATGGAGTACTTCCTCGCCTGTCTCAAG agTTTCCCCGACAAGGAGGAGCTTCTACGAAACATGATGGGGCTTCTAGGGAACGTCGCTGAAGTCCCCTCCCTCCGCCCACAGCTCATGAACAGATTGTTCCTGACTGTATTCTACGAACTGCTCGAATCTTCCAGTGATGGTATTGAG GTGAGCTACAACGCGGCCGGTGTACTAGCTCACATGGCGTCCGATGGTCCCGAGGCTTGGACTGTGTTCGAACCAGCTCGTGATGCTGTACTGGAACGTATCGCCACAGCCGTTGAGAGCTGGGACCGCAGGGCTGAacggaatattaattatcgttCGTTCGAACCTATACTCAGTCTGCTCCACGCTCATCACACGCCGCAGTGCCAACACTGGGCTGTTTGGGCGTTGGCCAACCTGACAACTGTATACC ccGACAAGTACTGCGGCTTGGTGGAGGCTGAGGGTGGGCTTCGTCTGCTGAATGCTCTGCTGCAACATCCCGGTCCATACAGCATGATAAAGGACCTGGCGCGCCTCGTCATAGACAACTGCGCCCGCCACTCCCAGGATGCCCCGCGCGCGGACACACCGGACAATTAA